The genomic window AAGAGCCGAGTCTTACTGAGGTTGTAAATAATCTGAAACTATGCTGAGTTGTTGTTTTAGAGCATAGTCACACATACATTCTTAATAAAAAGCCCATTAAGAACTGCCTTATTACTGGTGTTAAATCATTAATTTCCAAAAGCAGCTTATCTTGGACAGCCATTCAAAAGGGTAATAATTAGCAGTTTACTGGTGGCAATAATGAGGATGAGTCTTAGGAGAAACACTGGATTTGTTGCATGGGCTAAATTGAAGAATATTATGATATGCTGTGTCAGAGGATGGAACATTTTTAGTAGTACCAAGGAATTAAACCCATCTTTCCCTAACATAATATTACATAAatttactgtttacattgtacacaaaacaaagatGCTCTGTGTATGCGAGATCAGTTTTATCCAGAGATAGGACATTAGGATTTTGAAATATCTGTTTTTACAAGTTTGTTGATAATCTTTATGAACTATACTGATGTTTATGATTTAACCTATTTTCCCCATCTTACTTGATATTTTCCAGACTAAGTTGCTACCTCCCTGGGGCATCATGGACTTCTCAGTGGGATTGTATCTGCTATGGGCAATAGTGTTGAACTTTGGGCGTGGCACACTGGGTAATATCGTGTACCGGGTGCGTGAGGAGCAGCCGCCAAGCACCCTGATAGGCAGTCTGGCGGCTGATCAGGGCTTACCAGACTCTGGACACCTGTACAAGTTGGAGGTGGGCACCCCTTACCTGCGAGTGGATGGAAAAACAGGGGAAATATTTACCACTGAAATCCCCATCGACAGAGAGACAATGAAGGACTGTCGGATGAAAGGAAAGCCATGTTTTCTGGAGTTTGAGGTTTCTGTCACAGATCTCATCCTGAACCAAAGCCCCCGGCTGATCGAGGGACGGATCGAGGTGCTTGACATCAACGATAACACCCCGCAGTTTCCATCACCTGTCCTCACTCTCACTGTGCAAGAGAACACTCACATGGGAGCCACCTTCTCTATCCCGCTGGCCACTGACAAAGATACAGAGCGTAATGGTGTAGCCGACTATACCCTCACTGCCGGACCAGAGGCTGTTGCTCTCTTTGGCCTACAAGTAGCAGATGACAGGGGTGAGAAATTGCCTCAGCTCATTGTGATGGGAAATCTGGACAGGGAGTTGAAAGACTCCTATGACCTGACCATCAAAGTAGTGGATGGGGGAAGCCCATCTCGCTACAGTAGTGCCTTGCTGAGAGTCGTCGTCACTGATGCCAATGACAACGCACCCAAGTTTGAGAAATCGTCCTATGAAGCTGAGGTTTCAGAAAATAGTCCTGTTGGACACTCAGTATTACAGGTAAAAATCTATACAGTACTATTAACCTTTAGATCTCagcaagagaagaaaagaagagtggGAGGTGTTTTAATGAGCACTGCTGTTTCAACCCCCTCAACTGCCTCCCTTTTTACTTTGATGCTTTTTATaaacagagcagtgtgttgttggCTGAGTTCACCTAAGCCTAATTGCTTGAAAAATCTAgaataaattaacatttttttttcctcctggaGCAACTCTGTCCTTTTTatatgctttttatttcttcatgagTACAATTGTTGATATAACAATTTTCTGTCGGCGGTTTTCTTCAgtggctttaaaaaaacattagaaaaaactgtactttattatttaaattacattattaatGAAACGTTTTTAAATGAGAACGTCAGGAAAATTAATTCTCAATAAAgctgtgattattatttttgacaGCTTATTTGTTACTTATTTTTTACAGGTCAAGGCCAATGACTCAGATCTGGGACCAAATGGTGAAATTGAATACATCATTCATCAAGCCAGTGACCCAGTGCCAAAACTGCTACAGATTGACCGTTCCACAGGCATCATATACGTAAAAGGCCCATTGGATCGTGAGGAGATCAACAGCTTGAAGTTTCATGTTATTGCACGGGACAGAGGTCCCTCACCTAAAAGCTCAACGACGTATGTTTCTGTTGAGGTAACTGATCAGAATGACAATGCACCTGCTGTGGAGATCCGTGGTATTGGTCTTAGGACCCATAGTGATGGCGTTGCAAACATCCCAGAGGACATGCCAGTGGGCACTGCGGTAGCTCTGGTGCAAGTGTCCGATAAGGATGAGGGAGAAAATGCTGTTGTGACTTGTGTGGTAGCAGGAGATGTCCCATTCCAGCTCCGACCAGCTGGTGATTCCTCTATTGATAATAAGAAGAAGTACTTTCTGCAGACCACCACACCACTAGACTTTGAGAGAGTCAGGGAGTACCGGGTGGAGATAGTAGCTGTGGATTCAGGCAACCCAGCTCTGTCCAGCACCAACTCCCTGAAAGTCCAGGTGACCGATATTAATGACAATTCTCCCATATTCTCACCTCCAGTGTTTGAAATAGATTTTGCTGAAGAGAATCAGCCTGGAGAGAAGGTTCTTGATGTTATTGCCGTAGATGCGGACAGTGGCACCAACGCAGAACTCATCTACAGCATTGTTGCAGATTCATCAACCAGGGGGCTCTTTGAGATTGACCCTAGCACAGGTGAAGTACGAGCCAGGAGCCCACTTGACCGTGAGCACAAAGAACGTTATGAGTTCCGTGTTACTGCAACCGATAAAGGTGTTCCTAGCCACAAGGGTACCGCTACTGTTGTGATCAATGTACTGGATAGGAATGATAATGATCCCAAGTTTATGCTTAGTACCTACAGCTTCTCTGTACTGGAGAACATGCCACCACTAAGCCCGGTTGGCATGGTGACTGTATTAGATATGGATAAAGGAGAAAATTCCCAAGTGCAGCTCTCTGTCGAACCAGATGTTGGAAAGTTTGTAGTACAGAACGGAACAGGAACAATTCTGTCAAGTATATCCTTTGACCGGGAGAAAGAAAGCAGCTACAGTTTCCGACTCAAGGCAGTAGATGGAGGAGAACCCCCTAGGTCATCTTATGTTGGTGTGACCATCAATGTACTTGATGAGAATGACAATGCACCTGTTGTCACCAAACCTTCCAATTCTTCTTTCAAACCTCTGTCTCCCCTGGCAGCACCTGATACTGTAGTTGAGGTAGTGGAGGCAGAAGACATAGACTCTGGCTCTAATGCTGAGCTGGTCTATAGTATTGCTGGGGGGAACCCACATGAGCTCTTCTATATCTCTCCCTCTGATGGAGAGATCAAACTAAGCAAGGAACTGACTCGGAAGCATGGAGGTCTGCATCGCTTGGTGGTTAAGGTGAGTGATAGGGGTAAGCCTTCACGCCATGCAATTGCCTTGGTGCACATTTATGTCAATGAGACCATTTCCAATATCAGCCTAGTGGAAGGCCTAGTAGGGCATAGCCTATACACTCCACTGGACACAGACATTGCGGGTGACCCTGACTATGGTCTAGCTGCTCAGAGAAGCAACATTCTTTATGGTAGCTTGGCTGGTGTGGCAGGAGTTGTAATGGTAATTATAGTGGTAGTCTTCATCAGACATCGCCTCCAAAGAGAAACCAAGAGCGGTTATCAAGCTGGCAAAAAGGAGACTAAGGACTTGTTTGCACCAAAACAAGGACCAAAGAGCATTAAGGGTAAAAAGGGAAGAAAGGGAAAGCCACCAAAGTCACCCAAACCTCTTGGGGAAGATGAAGAGGTCAGCCTCCAAAAGAGTCTGAAGTTCAACATCGATGGGGTTAATGACAGCCCTAGGATCCACTTGCCCTTGACCTACCCACCTGGCAGCCCTGACTTGGGCAGGCATTACCGCTCGAATTCACCCTTGCCATCCATCCAACTTCAGGCCCAGTCTCCATCTGCTTCCCAGAAGCATCAGGCTGTTCAGGAGCTCCCTGCCACCAATACCTTTGTGGGAACAGAACGAGATGACAACTCTACTGGATCTGACCAGTACTCGGATTACAGTTACAAGACCAATCAGCCGAAATACAGCACAAAATCGGTGagtgtttacaaatgtattatcTGAAGATATTGTTGTTCTCGCCTAGTGACTGCCTTTTTTGTACGTGCTTACGGTTCTCAAAAAATAGCTTAGTCGTGCTCAATTTGTAGTAAATTGTCATATAGCAGAGACAGTTTGTAGTAAACTTTCATATAACAGTTTgctttagtcatttatttaaaatgatcaaataaaccTCGGagcaaatataaatgtattgctTGCTAAATTGGTTAGTTGAATTTGACAGAGAGACAAAACTTCAAATTGGCTGTAAAAACTGgaaataattctttatttattctatatacATCATACCATCGtacattttgttatatttaatgatACAGAAATCCACCTTTGGACCAGATAGTACTTTCCTATTATAGTATATTTAGTTTGTGTCTTTgatctttcttatttttctttatcgTTTGTGTCGGCCTTCCTGCTT from Tachysurus vachellii isolate PV-2020 chromosome 20, HZAU_Pvac_v1, whole genome shotgun sequence includes these protein-coding regions:
- the pcdh1a gene encoding protocadherin-1 gives rise to the protein MDFSVGLYLLWAIVLNFGRGTLGNIVYRVREEQPPSTLIGSLAADQGLPDSGHLYKLEVGTPYLRVDGKTGEIFTTEIPIDRETMKDCRMKGKPCFLEFEVSVTDLILNQSPRLIEGRIEVLDINDNTPQFPSPVLTLTVQENTHMGATFSIPLATDKDTERNGVADYTLTAGPEAVALFGLQVADDRGEKLPQLIVMGNLDRELKDSYDLTIKVVDGGSPSRYSSALLRVVVTDANDNAPKFEKSSYEAEVSENSPVGHSVLQVKANDSDLGPNGEIEYIIHQASDPVPKLLQIDRSTGIIYVKGPLDREEINSLKFHVIARDRGPSPKSSTTYVSVEVTDQNDNAPAVEIRGIGLRTHSDGVANIPEDMPVGTAVALVQVSDKDEGENAVVTCVVAGDVPFQLRPAGDSSIDNKKKYFLQTTTPLDFERVREYRVEIVAVDSGNPALSSTNSLKVQVTDINDNSPIFSPPVFEIDFAEENQPGEKVLDVIAVDADSGTNAELIYSIVADSSTRGLFEIDPSTGEVRARSPLDREHKERYEFRVTATDKGVPSHKGTATVVINVLDRNDNDPKFMLSTYSFSVLENMPPLSPVGMVTVLDMDKGENSQVQLSVEPDVGKFVVQNGTGTILSSISFDREKESSYSFRLKAVDGGEPPRSSYVGVTINVLDENDNAPVVTKPSNSSFKPLSPLAAPDTVVEVVEAEDIDSGSNAELVYSIAGGNPHELFYISPSDGEIKLSKELTRKHGGLHRLVVKVSDRGKPSRHAIALVHIYVNETISNISLVEGLVGHSLYTPLDTDIAGDPDYGLAAQRSNILYGSLAGVAGVVMVIIVVVFIRHRLQRETKSGYQAGKKETKDLFAPKQGPKSIKGKKGRKGKPPKSPKPLGEDEEVSLQKSLKFNIDGVNDSPRIHLPLTYPPGSPDLGRHYRSNSPLPSIQLQAQSPSASQKHQAVQELPATNTFVGTERDDNSTGSDQYSDYSYKTNQPKYSTKSLPHRRVTFSTANPVQDAQDSSQQSYYDSGLEESETPSSKSSSGPRLGPLALPEEHYERTTPDGSIGEMEHPENDVRSLPDVAMTGTCSQECSELGHSDACWMPGQPSPARKTRTLPKLSTFVPYQERGGTLGRLANGEPRPRLPPSRSVYAPSDHAPNNHVPMEEVPLSVTSEFPPTSPTSNHAPKREIYL